From Azospirillum baldaniorum, the proteins below share one genomic window:
- a CDS encoding hybrid sensor histidine kinase/response regulator — MTLNLETPRRPTRRLTWHMRPQRVRGWLILLVMAVAVPLVLFSVSLLIRNVDAQAQQTEQLVLDRTRLLAEDVEREVSRQIAAAEVLTTSESLTTDDLAAFYRQAAGVRDRLGTNVVLRDPQGQQRINTRMPWGADLPDSTVLESDQRVIDTGRPQVTGLFIGDVSQAPILAVTAPVIREGQIRYLLSLNIPQERLQAIVSPERIPAGWRAGVIDQDGIVIARSHLSEQFVGKRLPAALWTGMQAVPDGIHRAVNLEDVEAIQAYSRSRNFGWVVATSVPTTLVASPARHDLLLFTGGGLVLLLIGIAAAILLGRRLTRSVSQLAGAAEALGAGHPVPPPNGGVSEIEAVGRAIRNAADLIRRREAALAESEARHRAIVQTAVDAMLVIDETGTIQSFNPAAERIFGYEAGEAVGRNIRVLMPEPYHSAHDGYLQAYQQTGEKRIIGVGREVEGRHKDGSIFPIELAVTEWTAGEHRYFTGIVRNITERRRTENALRASKAEADRANVAKSKFLAAASHDLRQPVQAMMLFQSALAERLDGHPAAPVLDSMGQAMDGLRMLLDSLLDVSKLDAGLIVPQLQDLAIGPIIERLGAEYHPQAEAKGLRLRVVPCALTVRSDPALLMRILRNLVENALRYTERGGLLIGCRRRGDRLRIEVMDSGIGIPSDKQEEIFEEFFQVSNQERDRSKGLGLGLAVVRRLARLLGHKVHLRSRLGTGSAFCVEVPLIARHATRSEPVAARRLTNDGRGMILVIDDEPLIRLGLQAMLEGWGYRVLTAGSIEDAVQHVESGEWPSAILADYRLRDGKTGLDAIRAVCERLRTSVPATIITGDTAPERLAEARAGGHTLLHKPIAAHELRNAVVEMVPAAD, encoded by the coding sequence ATGACCCTCAACCTGGAAACGCCGCGGCGTCCGACACGGCGCCTGACCTGGCACATGCGACCGCAACGGGTGCGGGGCTGGCTCATCCTTCTGGTGATGGCGGTTGCGGTTCCGCTGGTTCTCTTCTCGGTGTCCCTCCTCATCCGCAACGTCGATGCGCAGGCCCAGCAAACGGAACAGCTCGTGCTCGACCGGACACGCCTGCTGGCCGAGGACGTGGAACGCGAGGTGAGCCGCCAGATCGCCGCCGCCGAGGTGCTGACCACATCGGAAAGCCTGACGACGGATGATCTGGCCGCTTTCTACCGGCAAGCCGCCGGCGTGCGCGACCGGCTGGGCACCAACGTGGTTCTGCGCGATCCGCAGGGTCAGCAGCGCATCAACACCCGGATGCCCTGGGGCGCCGATCTGCCGGACAGCACCGTGCTCGAATCCGACCAGAGGGTGATCGACACGGGAAGGCCGCAAGTCACCGGCCTCTTCATAGGGGACGTGAGCCAGGCGCCAATTCTGGCGGTGACCGCCCCGGTGATCCGCGAAGGGCAGATCCGCTATCTGCTGAGCCTCAACATTCCCCAGGAACGGCTTCAGGCCATCGTGTCGCCGGAGCGCATTCCGGCGGGATGGCGGGCCGGGGTGATCGACCAGGATGGTATCGTCATCGCACGCTCGCACTTGAGCGAGCAGTTCGTCGGCAAACGGCTTCCCGCCGCGCTGTGGACCGGCATGCAGGCGGTGCCGGATGGAATCCACCGCGCCGTCAACCTGGAAGATGTGGAGGCGATCCAGGCCTACAGCCGGTCCCGCAACTTCGGCTGGGTGGTTGCGACGAGCGTCCCAACGACCCTGGTGGCGTCCCCGGCGCGTCATGACCTCCTCCTGTTCACCGGTGGCGGCCTTGTCCTTCTGCTGATCGGGATCGCGGCGGCGATTCTGCTCGGACGGCGCCTCACGCGCTCCGTTTCCCAACTGGCCGGAGCGGCGGAAGCCTTGGGCGCCGGGCACCCCGTCCCACCGCCCAACGGTGGCGTGTCCGAGATCGAGGCGGTGGGCCGCGCCATCCGCAACGCCGCGGACCTCATCCGGCGGCGCGAGGCGGCGCTCGCGGAAAGCGAGGCCCGTCACCGGGCCATCGTTCAGACCGCGGTGGATGCCATGCTGGTCATCGACGAGACCGGCACGATCCAAAGCTTCAACCCGGCGGCGGAGCGCATCTTCGGCTACGAGGCCGGCGAGGCGGTCGGACGAAACATCCGCGTCCTGATGCCGGAGCCCTACCACTCCGCCCATGACGGCTATCTGCAAGCCTATCAGCAGACCGGCGAGAAGAGGATCATCGGTGTCGGGCGCGAGGTCGAAGGACGGCACAAGGACGGCTCGATCTTCCCGATCGAACTGGCGGTCACCGAATGGACCGCCGGTGAGCACCGCTACTTCACGGGCATCGTCCGCAACATCACCGAACGCCGCCGCACCGAGAACGCCCTGCGCGCCTCCAAGGCCGAGGCCGACCGCGCCAACGTCGCGAAATCCAAGTTCCTCGCCGCCGCGAGCCATGACCTGCGGCAGCCGGTCCAGGCGATGATGCTGTTCCAATCGGCGTTGGCGGAGCGGCTGGACGGGCACCCCGCGGCCCCGGTTCTCGACTCCATGGGTCAGGCCATGGACGGGCTGCGCATGCTGCTCGACAGCCTGCTCGACGTGTCCAAGCTGGATGCCGGGCTGATCGTTCCGCAATTGCAGGATCTGGCGATCGGTCCGATCATCGAGCGATTGGGCGCCGAGTATCATCCCCAGGCGGAGGCCAAGGGGCTTCGGCTGCGCGTGGTTCCCTGCGCCCTGACGGTCCGCAGCGATCCGGCGCTGCTGATGCGCATCCTGCGCAACCTCGTGGAAAACGCGCTGCGCTACACCGAACGCGGCGGTTTGCTGATCGGCTGCCGTCGGCGGGGGGACCGCCTGCGCATCGAGGTGATGGACTCCGGCATCGGCATTCCGTCCGACAAGCAGGAGGAAATCTTCGAGGAGTTCTTCCAGGTCAGCAACCAGGAGCGGGACCGCAGCAAGGGGCTGGGGCTCGGTCTGGCGGTGGTGCGCCGCCTCGCCCGCCTGCTCGGCCACAAGGTTCATCTGCGCTCAAGGCTGGGGACGGGGTCCGCCTTCTGCGTCGAGGTGCCGCTGATCGCCCGTCACGCCACCCGTTCCGAGCCGGTGGCAGCCCGGCGGCTGACGAACGACGGGCGGGGCATGATCCTGGTGATCGACGACGAACCGCTGATCCGTCTCGGCCTGCAGGCGATGCTGGAGGGCTGGGGGTACAGGGTGCTGACGGCGGGTTCCATCGAGGACGCGGTTCAGCATGTCGAGAGCGGGGAATGGCCGAGCGCGATCCTGGCCGATTACCGCCTGCGCGATGGGAAGACCGGCTTGGACGCCATCCGGGCGGTGTGCGAGCGGTTGAGGACGTCGGTTCCGGCAACGATCATCACCGGCGACACCGCCCCGGAACGTCTGGCGGAAGCCCGCGCGGGCGGCCACACCCTGCTGCACAAACCCATCGCCGCCCACGAGCTGCGCAACGCCGTGGTGGAGATGGTGCCCGCGGCGGACTGA
- a CDS encoding fused DSP-PTPase phosphatase/NAD kinase-like protein, with translation MATTRKMLRRYTTTALADGIKRARGRMISPLQRALGHFESVFIDHACFRLVYSNTYRISPNMYRASQPSPSHIREAARRGVKTILNLRGGRDCASYILEAEACRAAGLTLVDFPVNSRDMPKKETLLKARDLFATMQYPALLHCKSGADRAGFMSALYLFIHEGVPLERATKQLHWKYGHFKQAKTGILDYFFELYAAYNEKRPTAFWDWVERVYDPVEAKASFRSREWADTVVDRVLGRE, from the coding sequence GTGGCCACCACCCGGAAGATGTTGCGCCGTTACACGACCACCGCCTTGGCCGACGGGATCAAGCGGGCGCGCGGGCGCATGATCTCCCCGCTGCAACGGGCGCTCGGACATTTCGAAAGCGTGTTCATCGACCATGCCTGCTTCCGGCTGGTCTATTCGAACACCTACCGCATCTCCCCCAACATGTACCGGGCGAGCCAGCCCTCCCCCTCCCACATCCGGGAAGCGGCACGGCGCGGCGTGAAGACCATTCTGAACCTGCGCGGCGGCCGCGACTGCGCCTCCTACATCCTGGAGGCCGAGGCCTGCCGGGCGGCCGGGCTGACGCTGGTGGACTTTCCGGTCAACTCCCGCGACATGCCGAAGAAGGAGACGCTGCTGAAGGCCCGCGACCTGTTCGCGACCATGCAATATCCGGCGCTTCTGCACTGCAAGTCGGGGGCGGACCGCGCCGGCTTCATGTCGGCGCTCTACCTCTTCATCCACGAAGGCGTGCCGCTGGAGCGGGCGACCAAGCAGCTTCACTGGAAGTACGGCCACTTCAAGCAGGCGAAGACCGGCATTCTCGACTATTTCTTCGAGCTGTACGCCGCCTACAACGAGAAGCGCCCGACCGCCTTCTGGGACTGGGTGGAGCGCGTCTACGACCCGGTGGAGGCCAAGGCCAGCTTCCGCTCCCGCGAATGGGCCGACACGGTGGTCGACCGCGTTCTCGGGCGGGAGTGA
- a CDS encoding porin: protein MPDLDRTAAGGGATPIRFDKKAIDLGGWGALEVGQTESASRRMVVTTPVRDQWFSDPVFMNDGAFGGPDARATYYSPRLHGFNIGLGYTPVRTELGAADPLARHVVEGVVRHDGRLGKARLRITAGAGKAAVAKDRGTPRRSWVVGGQVTLPGVTVGAGYREQLPDDGAARRTLNAGLYLEQGTPLRGWTVMGRLAHSQVGAEAPQEAWSTGLRFRMSPKVSVTADLGTMTYSGDPSDSTMLRVGTRVLF, encoded by the coding sequence TTGCCCGACCTGGACCGCACGGCGGCGGGCGGCGGTGCCACGCCGATCCGGTTCGACAAGAAGGCGATCGATCTCGGCGGTTGGGGCGCCCTGGAGGTCGGCCAGACGGAAAGCGCGTCGCGCCGGATGGTGGTGACCACGCCGGTGCGCGACCAATGGTTCTCCGACCCGGTTTTCATGAACGACGGCGCGTTCGGCGGGCCGGACGCCCGGGCGACCTATTATTCGCCGCGCCTGCACGGCTTCAACATCGGCCTCGGCTACACCCCTGTCCGCACGGAGCTGGGGGCGGCCGATCCGCTCGCCCGCCATGTGGTGGAAGGCGTGGTGCGGCACGACGGCCGGCTGGGCAAGGCCCGGCTGCGCATCACCGCGGGGGCGGGCAAGGCCGCCGTCGCCAAGGACCGCGGCACGCCCCGCCGGTCCTGGGTGGTCGGCGGGCAGGTGACGCTGCCCGGCGTGACGGTCGGCGCCGGCTATCGCGAGCAGTTGCCGGATGACGGCGCGGCGCGGCGGACGCTCAACGCCGGCCTCTATCTGGAGCAGGGCACGCCGTTGCGGGGCTGGACGGTCATGGGGCGGCTGGCCCACAGCCAGGTCGGCGCCGAGGCCCCGCAGGAGGCTTGGTCCACGGGCCTGCGGTTCCGCATGTCGCCGAAGGTCAGCGTCACCGCCGACCTGGGCACCATGACCTACAGCGGAGACCCGTCCGACAGCACAATGCTGCGTGTCGGAACCCGCGTTCTGTTCTGA
- a CDS encoding 23S rRNA (adenine(2030)-N(6))-methyltransferase RlmJ — protein MNYRHIFHAGNPADVMKHAVLALIIDHLRAKPAPFCVLDAHAGIGRYDLDSEPARKTLEFQDGIGRLFGQPAPHPALRPYLDAVAALNPDGRLRWYPGSPRLARALLREQDRLLLNELHPDDWQSLKTEFAGDRQVSAFKTDAYQALKAHLPPREKRGLVLIDPPFEQPDEFARMAEGLKAAHKRWSTGVYALWYPIKERPAVWRFQEAVENTGIRKILTVELTWHPEDTHLRLNGSGLLIVNPPWTLDDTLRAMLPALHAALPSTGGGCTVDWLVPEG, from the coding sequence ATGAACTACCGTCACATTTTCCACGCCGGCAACCCCGCCGATGTGATGAAGCACGCCGTCCTGGCGCTGATCATCGATCATCTGCGCGCCAAGCCGGCGCCCTTCTGCGTGCTCGACGCCCATGCCGGCATCGGGCGCTACGACCTGGACTCCGAACCGGCACGCAAAACGCTGGAGTTCCAGGACGGAATCGGACGGCTGTTCGGCCAGCCGGCGCCGCACCCGGCGCTGCGGCCCTATCTGGACGCGGTGGCCGCGCTGAACCCGGACGGGCGGCTGCGCTGGTACCCCGGATCGCCGCGGCTGGCGCGGGCGCTGCTGCGCGAGCAGGACCGGCTGCTCCTCAATGAACTGCATCCCGATGATTGGCAGAGCCTGAAGACGGAATTCGCCGGGGACCGTCAGGTCTCGGCCTTCAAGACGGACGCCTATCAGGCGCTGAAGGCCCATCTGCCGCCGCGGGAGAAGCGCGGCCTCGTCCTGATCGACCCGCCCTTCGAGCAGCCGGACGAGTTCGCCCGCATGGCCGAGGGGCTGAAGGCGGCGCACAAGCGCTGGTCCACCGGCGTCTACGCCCTGTGGTACCCGATCAAGGAACGCCCGGCCGTCTGGCGCTTCCAGGAGGCGGTGGAGAACACCGGCATCCGCAAGATCCTGACCGTCGAGCTGACTTGGCATCCGGAGGACACGCATCTGCGGTTGAACGGGTCCGGGCTGCTGATCGTCAACCCGCCCTGGACGCTGGACGACACGCTGCGCGCCATGTTGCCCGCGCTGCACGCCGCCCTGCCCTCCACCGGCGGCGGCTGCACGGTCGACTGGCTGGTTCCCGAGGGGTAA
- a CDS encoding transglycosylase SLT domain-containing protein, protein MRRTYGGWIALALGLAASPVLLAKPAAAQDSSCVSHAVEAERKFNIPSGLLVAIALVESGQDGAPTPFAMSVEGRPVYARNANDAARHLRDKRGQLRQNVYVGCMQISLGTHRGEFQPVERIVDPRENVYYAGRLLLRLHGEQGSWKTAVARYNGGSTRQAQNYVCKIWQHLNELDPKSAKLLESARCGDSEPTSIAPSTRRTFRNAQQVASLD, encoded by the coding sequence GTGCGACGCACGTATGGCGGCTGGATCGCTCTTGCACTGGGCTTAGCCGCTTCTCCGGTCCTCCTCGCCAAGCCCGCCGCCGCCCAGGACAGCAGCTGCGTCTCCCACGCCGTGGAGGCCGAGCGCAAGTTCAACATCCCCTCCGGCCTTCTCGTCGCCATCGCCCTGGTGGAAAGCGGCCAGGACGGCGCCCCGACCCCCTTCGCGATGAGCGTGGAGGGCCGTCCCGTCTACGCCCGCAACGCCAACGACGCCGCTAGGCATCTCCGCGACAAGCGCGGCCAGCTTCGCCAGAACGTCTATGTCGGCTGCATGCAGATCTCGCTGGGCACTCACCGCGGCGAGTTCCAGCCGGTTGAGCGGATCGTCGATCCCCGCGAGAACGTCTATTACGCCGGCCGCCTTCTCCTTCGCCTTCACGGCGAGCAGGGAAGCTGGAAGACCGCCGTCGCCCGCTACAACGGCGGCTCCACCCGTCAGGCCCAGAACTACGTCTGCAAGATCTGGCAGCACCTGAACGAGCTGGACCCGAAGAGCGCCAAGCTGCTGGAATCCGCCCGCTGCGGCGACTCCGAGCCCACCAGCATCGCGCCGAGCACCCGCCGCACCTTCCGCAACGCCCAGCAGGTCGCCTCCCTCGACTGA
- a CDS encoding patatin-like phospholipase family protein, with protein MAADGGNGQGPGNRYGQHHHRPRIGLALGAGVARGWAHIGVLRALARYGIEADIVCGSSVGALVGGLHLAGKLDALEEWTRSLTRMKIVGYLDLRLRQGGGLIGGDRLVAEMRHHLGDVLIEDLPNPFAAIATDLVTGHEVWMRNGPLVDALRASFSLPGVFPPVRFEGRWMVDGALVNPVPVSACRALGAQMVIAVNLAADIIGKSRRPGAAVPTAAGFDLLKLIDEEQGPDGESKSRAGFRVPIGALSRRIFRRDYEGPSLFGVMVSSLGIVTDRIARSRLAGEPPDVHITPRLGHIGLSEFDRADDCIREGEAAVERVLPDLQDALRVFGYAPPV; from the coding sequence ATGGCGGCGGACGGCGGAAACGGACAGGGTCCCGGCAATCGCTACGGCCAGCACCATCACCGGCCGCGCATCGGTCTGGCGCTGGGCGCCGGGGTGGCCCGCGGCTGGGCGCACATCGGCGTCCTGCGGGCGCTGGCGCGCTACGGTATCGAGGCGGACATCGTCTGCGGCAGTTCGGTGGGAGCGCTGGTCGGCGGCCTCCATCTCGCCGGCAAGCTCGACGCGCTGGAGGAGTGGACGCGCAGCCTGACCCGGATGAAGATCGTCGGTTATCTGGACCTGCGGCTGCGTCAGGGCGGCGGGCTGATCGGCGGGGACCGGCTGGTCGCCGAGATGCGCCACCATCTGGGCGACGTCCTGATCGAGGATCTTCCCAACCCCTTCGCCGCCATCGCCACCGATCTGGTCACCGGGCACGAGGTGTGGATGCGCAACGGCCCGCTGGTGGACGCACTGCGCGCCTCCTTCTCCCTGCCCGGGGTCTTTCCGCCGGTGCGCTTCGAGGGGCGCTGGATGGTCGACGGCGCCCTGGTCAACCCGGTGCCGGTGTCGGCCTGCCGTGCCCTGGGCGCCCAGATGGTCATCGCCGTCAATCTGGCCGCCGACATCATCGGCAAGTCGCGGCGCCCCGGCGCGGCCGTGCCGACCGCGGCGGGGTTCGACCTCCTGAAGCTGATCGACGAGGAGCAAGGGCCGGACGGCGAGTCCAAATCCCGTGCCGGCTTCCGCGTGCCCATCGGCGCGCTGAGCCGCCGCATCTTCCGGCGCGATTACGAGGGGCCGAGCCTGTTCGGCGTCATGGTGTCCTCGCTGGGCATCGTCACCGACCGCATCGCGCGGTCCCGTCTGGCGGGCGAGCCGCCGGACGTGCACATCACGCCGCGGCTGGGTCACATCGGCCTGTCGGAGTTCGACCGGGCGGACGACTGCATCCGCGAGGGGGAGGCGGCGGTCGAGCGCGTCCTCCCCGACCTTCAGGACGCGTTGAGGGTGTTCGGTTACGCGCCCCCGGTCTGA
- a CDS encoding ABC transporter ATP-binding protein, translating to MSKKSGERLRLDAATERLVGRMLREWVRPYTGKLMVSFLLMAVVAAATGAYPLLIDQAYSMFSEQDRGMLLVIPLLIIVVTAVKALSMYSQTVVTTDIVQRIITDVRLSMFDHLLRSDTAQLHAAPTGTLTSRFISDVDLIRNALSRTLTGLVRDILTVIALVGSMFYLDWVLSLIVFLIYPIAAIPIVNIGKRLRRVSRDTQAQMGDMTALLTESLAGARMVKTYSLEDYERARAARAFEDNFALTMKATRARSRIDPMMEVLGGAAVAGVIAFAGYRMAMGEGSVGAFSGFVGALLMAAQPVRAIGTLNAVLQEGLAAAQRIFELVDEKPTITEQPGAKPLAVERAAVSLRDVRFAYEEGTETLKGIDLDVPAGATVALVGRSGAGKSTVFNLIPRLYDATGGQVLIDGQDVRAVTLKSLRGVISLVSQDTVLFNDTVRANIAFGRLDAPFDDIVAAAKAAAAHDFVARLPEGYDTVIGDRGVKLSGGERQRLALARAFLKDAPILLLDEATSALDSESERLVQGALERLTQGRTTLVIAHRLATVRNADRIVVMEGGRILEQGTHDTLIAQNGTYARLCKLQFGEDGEAALLAP from the coding sequence GTGAGCAAGAAGAGCGGAGAACGGCTGCGCCTCGACGCGGCGACGGAACGGCTGGTCGGCCGCATGCTGCGGGAATGGGTGCGCCCCTACACCGGCAAGCTGATGGTGTCCTTCCTGCTGATGGCCGTGGTGGCGGCGGCGACCGGCGCCTATCCGCTGCTGATCGATCAGGCCTATTCGATGTTCTCCGAGCAGGACCGCGGCATGCTGCTGGTCATCCCGCTCCTGATCATCGTGGTCACGGCGGTCAAGGCGTTGTCCATGTACTCCCAGACGGTGGTGACCACCGACATCGTGCAGCGGATCATCACCGACGTGCGCCTGTCGATGTTCGACCATCTGCTGCGGTCCGACACCGCCCAGCTTCACGCGGCCCCCACCGGGACGCTGACCTCCCGCTTCATCAGCGACGTCGACCTGATCCGCAACGCCCTGTCGCGGACCCTGACCGGGCTGGTGCGCGACATCCTGACGGTGATCGCGCTGGTCGGGTCGATGTTCTATCTCGACTGGGTGCTGTCGCTGATCGTCTTCCTGATCTACCCGATCGCCGCCATTCCCATCGTGAACATCGGCAAGCGGCTGCGCCGCGTGTCGCGCGACACCCAGGCGCAGATGGGCGACATGACCGCCCTGCTGACGGAAAGCCTGGCGGGCGCCCGCATGGTCAAGACCTACTCGCTGGAGGATTACGAGCGCGCCCGCGCCGCCCGCGCCTTCGAGGACAATTTCGCCCTGACCATGAAGGCGACCCGCGCCCGTTCCCGCATCGACCCGATGATGGAGGTTCTGGGCGGCGCCGCGGTGGCCGGGGTGATCGCCTTCGCCGGCTACCGCATGGCGATGGGCGAGGGCTCGGTCGGCGCCTTTTCCGGTTTCGTCGGCGCGCTTCTGATGGCGGCGCAGCCGGTGCGGGCCATCGGCACGCTGAACGCCGTGCTCCAGGAAGGTCTGGCCGCCGCCCAGCGCATCTTCGAGCTGGTGGACGAGAAGCCGACCATCACCGAGCAGCCCGGCGCCAAGCCCCTGGCGGTGGAGCGCGCCGCCGTGTCCCTGCGCGACGTCCGCTTCGCCTACGAGGAGGGGACGGAGACGCTGAAGGGCATCGACCTGGACGTTCCGGCGGGAGCCACTGTGGCCCTGGTCGGCCGCAGCGGCGCCGGCAAGTCCACGGTGTTCAACCTGATCCCGCGCCTCTACGACGCGACCGGCGGACAGGTGCTGATCGACGGGCAGGACGTGCGGGCGGTGACGCTGAAGAGCCTGCGCGGCGTCATCTCGCTGGTCAGCCAGGACACGGTCCTGTTCAACGACACGGTGCGCGCCAACATCGCCTTCGGGCGGCTGGACGCCCCCTTCGACGATATCGTGGCCGCCGCGAAGGCGGCCGCCGCGCACGACTTCGTCGCCCGGCTGCCGGAGGGCTACGACACGGTGATCGGCGACCGCGGCGTGAAGCTGTCGGGCGGCGAGCGGCAGCGCCTCGCGCTTGCCCGCGCCTTCCTGAAGGACGCGCCGATCCTGCTGCTGGACGAGGCGACGAGCGCGCTTGACAGCGAGTCCGAGCGGCTGGTGCAGGGGGCGCTGGAACGGCTGACCCAGGGGCGCACGACGCTGGTCATCGCCCACCGGCTGGCCACCGTGCGCAACGCCGACCGGATCGTCGTGATGGAGGGCGGGCGCATTCTGGAGCAGGGCACCCACGACACCCTGATCGCGCAGAACGGCACCTACGCCCGCCTGTGCAAGCTCCAGTTCGGCGAGGACGGCGAGGCCGCCCTGCTCGCGCCCTGA
- a CDS encoding tetratricopeptide repeat protein — protein MEPALDDAIRLHKSGNHAGAEPLYRDVLEREPANRGALHMLAMLLVQTGRPAEAVGHFRAILRLESGSVAGYSNLAAALRLAGQGAEAIACLHRALSLDPAHAGSWFNLGNGLKQQEKAAAAARSYRRSLALEPGHAGAAGNLKALRDQWGTRLDEAERRVVAARPPEADADTRTAAAEALVVVGDAVAAEAMARAALERDEHHHRANRLLGRLLLECSGAMGVQDGKPFVVDRALVEEAIGALRRAVAARPDDDEADWLHVAAVATLVQVGMVSDTVLRDGARAAWVRLRRHPKDTVAASVVGFHAYRRDRLVLASWLSRRFRRRFTAAEVAREHELGLWTMLRADDAFLRTLPPVEAVLERMAPLECRGEPAAGPAGEPVIFFCCDDVYFQRFAPTLLESLAERMPGALVAVHVVSPSPETERAMARWRTDRRLRVGFSLDRPDMAGWTDIKRVTYYASARFLRALQWLRRLDRPLMVVDTDAWITGDLRALRAEMAGYDVGLMLDGRRRGPSREIPVGFAVYENSPGGDRFLSLLGSYIGHFLAGAEVYWMLDQMAHYAVLDWLNRHEPVRVRRFDFLSFPYCHFVGAK, from the coding sequence ATGGAACCAGCCCTCGACGACGCGATTCGCCTGCACAAATCCGGCAACCATGCGGGGGCGGAGCCTCTCTACCGCGACGTGCTGGAGCGTGAACCGGCGAATCGCGGCGCGCTGCATATGCTCGCAATGCTTCTGGTTCAGACCGGGCGCCCGGCGGAGGCCGTCGGTCACTTCCGGGCCATCCTGCGGCTGGAGTCCGGCAGCGTCGCCGGATACAGCAACCTCGCCGCCGCCCTGCGCCTGGCCGGTCAGGGGGCGGAGGCCATCGCCTGCCTGCATCGGGCGCTCTCCCTCGATCCGGCGCATGCGGGTTCCTGGTTCAATCTGGGCAATGGGCTGAAGCAGCAGGAAAAGGCGGCGGCCGCGGCGCGGAGTTACCGGCGCTCCCTGGCGCTCGAACCCGGTCATGCCGGGGCGGCGGGCAATCTGAAGGCGTTGCGCGATCAGTGGGGAACGCGTCTGGACGAGGCGGAGCGGCGGGTTGTCGCGGCGCGGCCCCCGGAGGCGGACGCCGATACCCGAACGGCGGCGGCCGAGGCCCTGGTGGTGGTCGGGGATGCGGTGGCGGCGGAGGCGATGGCGCGCGCGGCCCTGGAGCGGGATGAGCATCATCACCGCGCCAACCGGTTGCTGGGGCGCCTGCTGCTGGAGTGCAGCGGGGCGATGGGCGTTCAGGACGGCAAGCCCTTCGTGGTCGACCGGGCGTTGGTCGAGGAGGCCATCGGTGCGCTGCGTCGGGCCGTTGCCGCCCGCCCGGACGACGATGAGGCCGACTGGCTGCACGTTGCCGCGGTGGCGACTCTGGTGCAGGTGGGCATGGTGTCCGACACGGTGTTGCGCGACGGGGCAAGGGCTGCCTGGGTTCGCCTGCGGCGCCACCCCAAGGACACGGTCGCGGCCTCGGTCGTCGGTTTCCACGCCTACCGCCGGGACCGGCTCGTCCTCGCCTCCTGGCTGAGCCGACGCTTCCGGCGGCGCTTCACCGCGGCGGAGGTCGCGCGGGAGCATGAGTTGGGCCTGTGGACCATGCTGCGCGCCGACGATGCCTTCCTCCGCACCCTGCCGCCGGTCGAGGCGGTGCTGGAGCGCATGGCGCCCCTGGAGTGCCGCGGCGAACCGGCGGCCGGGCCGGCCGGCGAACCGGTGATCTTCTTCTGCTGCGACGACGTCTATTTCCAGCGCTTCGCCCCGACGCTGCTGGAGTCGTTGGCGGAGCGGATGCCGGGCGCCTTGGTCGCCGTCCATGTGGTGTCGCCGTCGCCGGAGACGGAACGGGCCATGGCCCGCTGGCGGACCGACCGACGGCTGAGGGTGGGATTCTCGCTGGACCGGCCGGACATGGCGGGATGGACCGACATCAAGCGCGTCACCTACTACGCCTCCGCCCGTTTTCTCCGCGCCTTGCAGTGGCTGCGCCGGTTGGATCGCCCGCTGATGGTGGTCGACACCGACGCCTGGATCACCGGAGACTTGCGGGCTCTCCGGGCGGAGATGGCCGGATACGACGTCGGCCTCATGCTCGACGGCCGCCGCCGTGGTCCGTCACGGGAAATTCCGGTCGGGTTTGCCGTTTACGAGAACAGCCCCGGCGGCGACCGCTTCCTGTCGCTGCTCGGCTCCTACATCGGGCATTTCCTGGCGGGGGCGGAGGTCTACTGGATGCTGGACCAGATGGCCCACTACGCGGTGCTCGACTGGTTGAACCGGCATGAACCGGTCCGTGTGCGCCGCTTCGACTTCCTGAGCTTCCCCTATTGCCACTTCGTCGGGGCGAAGTGA
- a CDS encoding GNAT family N-acetyltransferase, which produces MDPIITDRLILRPFQEGDAPDLLAYLSHPRASCFLSLKLDDLDAAAAEVDARSRSDEHLAVCLRSTGRAIGDLFQMPEPPDTHSVGWNFNAEFAGAGYAAEAARALFDHLFTARQARRLYAYVEDTNIASQRLCERLGMRKEGLFVEFISFTTDGDGNPLYENTMQYAILRKEWRA; this is translated from the coding sequence ATGGACCCGATCATCACGGACCGCCTGATCCTGAGGCCCTTCCAAGAGGGGGACGCTCCCGACCTGCTCGCCTATCTGAGCCATCCCCGAGCAAGCTGCTTCCTCTCGCTCAAACTGGACGACCTCGACGCGGCGGCGGCGGAGGTGGACGCGCGCAGCCGAAGCGACGAGCACCTCGCCGTGTGCCTGCGCAGCACCGGCCGGGCGATCGGCGACCTGTTCCAAATGCCTGAACCGCCGGACACCCATTCGGTCGGCTGGAACTTCAACGCGGAGTTCGCGGGGGCGGGATACGCCGCAGAGGCCGCGCGCGCCCTCTTCGACCATCTGTTCACGGCGAGGCAGGCGCGTCGTCTCTACGCCTACGTCGAGGACACCAACATCGCGTCGCAACGCCTGTGCGAGCGGCTCGGCATGAGGAAGGAAGGGCTGTTCGTGGAGTTCATTTCCTTCACGACGGACGGTGACGGAAACCCCCTCTACGAAAACACGATGCAGTACGCCATCCTGCGCAAGGAATGGCGCGCCTGA